In a single window of the Selenomonadales bacterium genome:
- a CDS encoding MBL fold metallo-hydrolase produces the protein MKRNTVYRILVAIVAILLFAVGGCSFLEPTTAPQKDGLTIKMLDVGQGDAILVRSKEKTILIDTSDIDEREQLVRQLKKENVKKVDVLMITHPHADHIGGFAEVAKRCDIGQIYDCGKTTTTAVYKDYLKTIKKKNIPFHVVKQGEKLDFGDGI, from the coding sequence ATGAAACGAAACACAGTTTATCGAATATTGGTTGCCATTGTGGCGATCTTATTATTCGCTGTCGGAGGCTGTTCTTTTTTGGAACCGACGACAGCACCGCAAAAAGATGGCTTAACGATAAAAATGCTCGATGTCGGGCAAGGCGATGCTATCTTAGTGCGCAGTAAGGAAAAAACGATCTTGATCGATACGAGTGATATCGACGAACGTGAACAGCTCGTTCGTCAGCTGAAAAAAGAAAATGTCAAGAAGGTTGACGTTTTGATGATCACTCATCCGCACGCAGATCATATCGGAGGTTTCGCCGAGGTGGCGAAACGCTGTGATATCGGACAGATCTACGATTGCGGTAAGACGACTACGACAGCAGTGTATAAAGATTACTTAAAGACGATCAAAAAGAAAAATATACCGTTCCATGTTGTTAAGCAAGGCGAGAAGCTCGACTTTGGTGATGGTATTC
- a CDS encoding type II toxin-antitoxin system PemK/MazF family toxin, translating to MVVKRGDIYYANLSPVVGSEQGGLRPVLVIQNDIGNKYSPTVIVAAITSQIEKAKLPTHVELMAGEGSLERDSVILLEQIRTIDKRRLKQKITHLDEEAMARVNQGAKVSLGLTSF from the coding sequence ATGGTCGTTAAACGCGGAGATATTTATTATGCGAATCTGAGCCCCGTAGTAGGCTCGGAGCAAGGCGGGCTTCGTCCCGTCCTCGTGATCCAAAATGATATCGGGAATAAATATAGTCCGACCGTGATCGTTGCCGCAATTACATCCCAGATCGAAAAGGCCAAACTGCCTACTCATGTAGAACTCATGGCAGGAGAGGGTAGTCTGGAAAGAGATTCGGTGATATTATTAGAGCAGATCAGAACGATCGATAAACGACGCTTAAAACAAAAGATAACACACTTAGACGAAGAAGCTATGGCGCGTGTGAATCAGGGGGCAAAAGTCAGTCTTGGTTTAACGTCCTTCTAG
- a CDS encoding ribbon-helix-helix protein, CopG family, translating to MISVPGSLLEEIDGIAVLVKQSRSQLIREALRDYVAQCKRKAMIASMKRGYQEMAEINLALAEEGLYADAENLEVSELLAAERE from the coding sequence ATGATCAGTGTCCCCGGCAGCCTGCTGGAAGAAATAGACGGTATTGCCGTGCTTGTGAAACAGAGTCGCAGTCAATTGATTCGGGAGGCACTGCGTGATTACGTTGCGCAGTGCAAACGCAAGGCTATGATCGCATCAATGAAACGCGGTTATCAGGAAATGGCAGAGATCAATTTAGCGTTAGCGGAAGAAGGGTTGTATGCAGATGCCGAAAATTTGGAGGTTTCCGAGTTGCTGGCAGCGGAGCGTGAATGA
- a CDS encoding NAD(P)H-hydrate dehydratase yields MRLVNVAEMRELERVAIEEYGVPSIVLMENAARQTADLIETRLGKLKGKRILIFAGKGNNGGDGLAVARYMANRGAAVRVLFFGNPEANQGDAKINREIVEAMKIDLIAVHGDRDLDRIRQSIAVSDCLVDALLGIGFSGQLKDGMRRITEMMNESGKYIVAVDVPTGVHADSGQVAVGAVRAHDTITFGACKLGLVLYPGSAYCGRITIASIGIPEKLALQTGAVQVIDNDCTVDIEANRLPYAHKGSCGRVVIAGGSVGLTGAAVLVSTSALRSGAGLVTVCTPKSVGQILEMKTTEAMTMMLDDTEAGTLAMSALEELLLKANRSDVLVIGPGLGREEETMDLVEAVVRQAEVPLIIDADALYALARRPEVLLEAKALPILTPHPGELANLLHISIAEVNARRIEIAREAAKVFHSIVVLKGARTVVAYPDGDVYLNVCGNEGMASGGMGDVLAGAIGALVGQGLSSHDAAVTGVRLHAMAGDIVAKDGKIGLVAGDVANAMRLAVRERHGEMLPEFGRENGDKMFDFLT; encoded by the coding sequence GTGAGATTGGTAAATGTCGCAGAGATGCGTGAACTGGAACGAGTGGCAATAGAAGAATACGGTGTACCGTCGATCGTTTTGATGGAAAATGCCGCAAGACAGACAGCGGATCTCATCGAAACAAGACTCGGTAAGCTCAAGGGTAAACGTATCTTGATATTTGCAGGCAAAGGAAATAACGGCGGAGACGGTCTGGCGGTAGCACGCTACATGGCGAATCGCGGTGCGGCAGTCAGGGTGCTGTTTTTCGGCAATCCCGAAGCGAATCAAGGCGATGCGAAGATCAACAGAGAGATCGTAGAAGCGATGAAGATAGACCTCATCGCGGTACACGGTGATCGTGATCTTGATCGTATCCGTCAGTCTATCGCTGTATCGGATTGCCTCGTTGATGCGCTTCTCGGTATTGGCTTTAGCGGACAGCTCAAGGACGGTATGCGCCGTATTACCGAGATGATGAATGAATCCGGCAAATATATCGTAGCCGTAGATGTGCCGACGGGTGTCCATGCAGACAGCGGGCAAGTCGCAGTCGGTGCCGTACGTGCGCATGATACGATCACATTCGGTGCCTGCAAGCTGGGTTTGGTGCTCTATCCCGGCTCGGCGTATTGCGGCCGCATTACGATCGCCTCGATCGGTATTCCCGAAAAACTGGCCCTTCAGACAGGTGCGGTGCAGGTGATAGACAATGATTGTACAGTCGACATCGAAGCGAATCGACTGCCGTATGCGCATAAGGGAAGCTGCGGCAGAGTCGTTATCGCGGGCGGGTCTGTCGGTCTGACAGGTGCCGCAGTGCTGGTGTCAACGAGTGCGCTTAGAAGCGGTGCGGGCCTTGTTACGGTCTGCACGCCGAAGTCGGTAGGGCAGATATTGGAAATGAAAACGACAGAAGCGATGACGATGATGCTTGATGATACCGAAGCGGGTACATTGGCAATGAGTGCGCTCGAAGAACTTTTGCTCAAAGCAAATCGCTCCGATGTGCTCGTCATTGGGCCGGGGCTTGGTCGCGAAGAAGAAACAATGGACTTGGTAGAAGCCGTCGTGAGACAGGCAGAAGTACCGCTCATTATTGATGCCGATGCGCTCTATGCACTTGCGCGTCGCCCCGAAGTACTTTTAGAAGCCAAGGCACTTCCTATTTTGACACCGCATCCCGGTGAATTGGCAAATCTGCTCCATATCAGCATTGCAGAGGTCAATGCGCGACGCATCGAGATCGCAAGAGAAGCGGCCAAAGTATTCCACAGCATCGTCGTACTGAAAGGTGCGCGTACGGTCGTGGCATATCCTGACGGTGATGTGTATCTCAATGTGTGCGGTAACGAAGGTATGGCGTCGGGCGGTATGGGCGATGTGCTGGCAGGTGCGATCGGTGCACTGGTAGGGCAAGGTCTTTCCAGTCACGATGCCGCCGTAACAGGTGTCAGACTGCATGCGATGGCAGGTGATATCGTGGCAAAAGACGGTAAAATCGGCCTTGTGGCAGGCGATGTAGCGAATGCGATGCGACTTGCAGTGCGCGAGCGACATGGCGAGATGCTGCCTGAATTTGGCAGGGAAAATGGGGATAAAATGTTTGATTTCTTGACTTGA